One Gossypium arboreum isolate Shixiya-1 chromosome 13, ASM2569848v2, whole genome shotgun sequence genomic window, taatttttgaattcttaataattttaaataaatttctataatattttatatttatttaataattatttaaaaatcactCCAAAATAAGCTTAGGCAATGGTTGTCCAAGTTTGGTCGAGCCTAGACAATCATTTGTCTAATTCATTCTACaagttattttaataatttttaataatgttaATATGTTTATAATATCTTATCAttcttaaaatttttagatttctataatttttataattatttgaaaaattaTGTTCAAGACGAACCTAGACAAACTAGTGTCCAAGTTCATCATGAATGTggttttcaaataataataaaagatatatatCATTTaggattttttaaatattttcacgCTAAACTAACTAGTTATTCCGTTGGTCACATCAACACTTGATTatagaaataaatgaaaattttaatagaatgACCAATTTGTTTTATTCTTTTTGATATGAATATCGAGAGTTTTATTGAATAAAGAAAGAAACAATTACaaaataagggcaaaacaatAAAGCAATAACTCACCCTTAGTTGTAACacacaaaagaaaacaaaaagctAGACCATAACTCTCGACAGCTTTGTGGGAAATTGGAACGACATAAAGAAACCCACTTTCAGGTCAAAAACTAAAACCAGCagcagagaaagaaaaaaaaaacaaaacattctCAAAAAATAAAACCCAGCTCATCCAATCCCTCAGATCTGAGAAACCAATCCCGAGAGATCTCTAGCCAAGTGAACCTCTGCCGCCGCTGGTAAATCCTCCACCCAAAACCTGTCTTTCGGTATCGACATCCTTACTTTTGCTAACATATGAGCCACCATATTAGCTCGTCTATCAACATGGTGAAAGGAGATGTGCTGAAAAGAGCTCGCTTTGATATTTATTTCTTCAATGTAAGTCCCCATATCTGAAAAATCTGGTAGTACTTGGTTTATTTTGACAATTGCGGTCCTAGAATCACCCTGCATTTGAGCATGAGAAAAACCCATTTCCCTTGCGAAATCCAAAGCTTGACAAGCTATAGCTTCTACTGTAAAAGAATTGGAgacaaatttattaaaaatagtttCGCTTCTCATAACCAAACCTTTACTATTCCTGATAACAAAACCATAATAAGAATGGTGGAGGGTTATTTTGAACCCAGCATCAAAATTCACCTTAACAAAAGGTTCTTGAGGGGGCTTCCATATAGAGTTCATTGCATTCACCGGAGTAGGTATTTTATCTTTCAATTCCCTCATTTCCTTTATAATACTGAAAATAATAGAGTAAATATCTTGGACCGATTGTCGTTTTCCTTCCATTGTGCGCTTATTGCGGGCTTGCCAGAGTGCCCAGGCCGTGGTTGCAGCAATTTTACCAAAATCATGCCTTCTGTTTTGAAAAACTAAATTAAGCCAGGTGTAGAAATccatattttcattaaaatttgaCCAGTCAACACCGATTGATTGCCAAACAGTTTTTGCAAGGCCACACATCAGAAGAGTATGCATAAAATTCTCAGGGACCTCTCCACAGCTAGGGCAAATTGGCGATGAACTTATTCTTCTATTGTAGAGGTTAACTGCAGTAGGAATATACTCATATGTAAATCGCCAAATAGCAATTCTGATTTTTGGGGGAAGATTTAAACCCCAAATCTCCTTGTAAATTCCTGTATAGTTAGTATTCGTAATATCGTTAATATACAATTCAACAAGACAGCGGTAACCACTACGTACCGTATAGATGCCAGAGTTATCAACAGACCACACCATTTTATCTTTAGAACTATAAACTGAAAGAGGAATGCAACAGATTGCATGAACTTCCATAAGGGTAAAACGACTACTAATAAAATCCACTTTCTAGGTCTTAGTTGATTAATCAATAAGCTTTGACACTTTATCAATCCCACTGTTTGCAGAAGTAGCTTGAATTTTCTCCCCGCCCAACGGGGCAACTAATAATCTTGCAAAACTGAAATTTGGGATCCAGATCCCACCCTCCAACCAATACCATCTTCTAAGACTTTTTGGGCCGCATATATACTTTTCTAGGTATACGTGAGTTATTGCCTAAAGTGGCATTCCAAAACGAGGTATGGGGGTAGTATTTTGCTTTATAAATACGTCCAAATAACGAATCTGGATTAGTAACTAACTTCCAACCTTGTTTAGCTAAAAGCGCAACGTTAAACTTGCCAAGATCCCTGAAACCTATTCCTCCACAATTTTTAGGAATACTAAGACTAGCCCAATTACACCAATGCATTCCTTTACGAGTTGAGCTTTTTTGCCACCAGAAACGACTCATAACACTCTCAAGTTTCATACAAAACATCTTTGGAAGCAAGAAACAAGACATCGAATAAGTAGGAATTGCTTGAAGGACAGTTTTAATGAAGACTTCTTTTCCTCCTTGAGATAGTAATCTAGTCCCCCAGCTCTGAACTTTCATTCTCATTCTATCACAAATATGTTGAAAAGCATCCTTCTTTCTTCTCCCAACCATATTAGGAAGACCCAAATATCTTTATTTCACGACGAACGACGAACCCCTAACATCTGCACTAATTGATTAGAAGAATTATCAGAGACATTGGAGCTAAAGAAAATTTATGACTTATCAAGATTTATCTTCTGCCCCGAAGCAGATTCATACTTTCTCAAAATATCCAACAAAACCTGTCCTCCTTTCTCATTTGCATCACCAAAAATAATGCTATCATCAGCAAAAACTAAATGAGTGACAACAAGACTTCCCTACATACCCATCTGAGCAGCAGAGTCGAGTAAAGTTGAAAAACCCTCAGTACAAATTAGAAAAAGGTAGGGGCTTAAAGGATCACCTTGACGTAGTCCCCTTTGAGGggaaaaactgtaacaccccgaacccgagaccgttgccggtgtcggacacgaggggttaacaagccaaaaccacttattcgattgctcattacttcattcaatcgaatcaaaatctaagtttcgatactcgaaaacttacctcggacgtggtcgaacgatttcgacggctattcgacgactttttccttccccttatcggatttagctcccctttgctcttgagcttaatttaacaaataaattggttttatcaattgagcatcgaaagaggaattcaagatacctagccaatatatatgctcattaggcatcaaagtcacatatgtacgaaatcacgaatcgaactcaacacattagttaatattcctcttagccgaattttctaagccaagaataggcatcaatatgcttgcctctaaccgaatgcatgcacaccaatttcccctcatgtggccgaatatgcatgtccatgttgaggccaattatgcacttaataccacacaaaaacagcatgcatttttctaactaacgattacatattgtagctcaatacacatctctcatgtacttcataaccaaacatcatcacaagcaaatatataccttgaaatagtatatatgtcatgccaatacatcatgtgcaaacatgtatacacatataggtgcaaggccgaatctcaaggggttcatacccatccaaacacaaatttttaccaatcaagtaacaagcataaatcatgctcatgaatgcaccatggcgaatacatcacaaccatactctttcaacttcggtcatggttaaacaaagaattcaatgtcttactcaagattgctacaaagaaatttcaagagtagtcaatccatcattgcatgcatcattagcaagcttcacatttagcatgcaatggcttcaacacaataacaaccttggccaaataccatttccatggcataacaaggatttgaaccatggctaacatgaacatcaagttagcaactaaaacatgcatgaatctcatgacacaacctcatacataccttaatcttgatgcaagtatagccaaaatcttcttctagatctcttccaaacaaaaaatggagcaaaatcctccttcttccttagttttggctcaaagaaaggatgaacaaaattttctttctttctctacaactcacggcaatgggggaataccacactcacacacattttttcattcttttcttacccatacacctttgtttattatttctccctaatgcaccaacaaaacatgtttcatgacatgttttgcccatcctctcttgccatggccggccacttcatgttgggggaaatttgacatgcaaatcccttatttttgcatgcatgagcaactagtcatcacacatttccccatcatactttcaaagttcactactaggtcctttctagtgaaattcacatttataacactaaatcgaaacatcaaaaatgtcacacacaaattaacacatatcataggcatcaaaataaattttaaattatttttatgcctcggttttgtggtcccgaaaccacatcccgactagggtcaattttgggctgtcacaaaaacttTCACTTGAAAACCCATTAAAGCTGACTGTGTATGAAACTGAAGATATACAATGCATAATCAAACTAATCCACTCCATCGCAAAACCCATTTGTTTCATCATGCCTTCTAAAAAACCCCATTCCACTCTATCCTAAGCTTTGCTCATATCGAGCTTAAGAGCAAATGAGCCCTTCTTCCCTTTACTCCTCCTCTTCAATACATGTAAGACCTCATATGCCACAAGAACATTATCTAAAATAAGTCTACCAGGCACAAACGCTCCTTAGGCATGATCAATACACTGAACCAAAACCATTTTCAATCTATTAGCAATGGTCTTAGAAATTATTTTGTGTAAAACTGAACATAGACTAATAGGGCGAAATAAAGACATCATATCCGCATCACTTACTTTGGGAATAAGAATAATGTTGGTAGAATTTACCTCATGAATCGAGATCTCCCTATTAAGGACTTGTAAACAATACTTTTGTTTTTTAATCTAATGCTTATTTActcattttttgaataaaagagatAAGATTCAATTCAACTCCTAGTACATGGGCTTTCCATAATATGTCACATTAGATTTTATAttgtttttttcaaataaaatttttttagttCCACCTTAGAAATTACCTTCCATGTCACCGTTTCACggtaattttttaacaaaatagtCAATTTAGGCTTTCTTCAAATTTATAGGaactaatttattattttttagtaaATTAACTTTTGTTTTAGAAAAAAGAAACCTCCATGAAACTTTTATAACAAGCATGACAAAAACCCCCTTAAAAAAGAACTCCCTTctctttagaaaatttttctttcttgttgTGGTagctttttaatttaaaaatttgaaattagcTTGATGAAATTTAGCATGACGAAATTTAGCAAAATGTGAATATTTTTCACTTTGGAAAAAAAATCATGagggttttattttaaaataggaGTTGTCAATTTTTTTTGGTTATGTGTGATGAATAATCacctataaaattatattttataaaaagaattttaaatttttaaaaatatttatgacatgtATTGAAGTGTAGGAAAAATTAAGTTAGAAAATCCGTTATGCATACGGAAAGTTATAGCAACCATACTATACTCAAAATTGATATATTGTTGATTATGTATcgttagaatttttaaaaataaaagttcaatattttgatatttaattataATCCCTTAAAATATTAACTTATGATAAAAGGATTTTCGTTTCTAGGCGAATTCAATTTTCAATGTAAAATAATTTttccacaaaaatattaaaatccatCTTTTATCAATAAATAAAATTTGTGACTTCACTCGTTTGAAATAAGATATTCCATGATTAATAAGCATTTATAAACTCTTATAATTGTCGTAATGAAGGGATCATTGATAAATTAATTGAaggatattattttaataaaacatgaaTATGCAAGCGACAAATACAACACTATAACAGCTTTCATAATCACAATCTACTCAATTGAATTTTTTTGGGTCAAAACTAGGGTATTTATCGCTCTGCTGTGGATGCTTTCCAAATAGATAAATAGTTGGTCATGAAATATGCTCCCATGGATAAGAATCAAACCCCCAACCTTATAGTTAAAGGAAAATGTActcaattaaatatttcaaaattctcATACTGTAGATATTAATATTGAAACGAAATTAATTTTCAACGATAGCACCTAATTCTTATAAGGCTCTTGAAAAATGGGAGAGTTCAACATCAAATAAGTCATCATTTATTATCATAACAACATATTAGTAATCAGGGGCAaagctagaaaatttttttaggggtgaaattaaattgtaatttttacgatagtaaacaatacaatttcaccattttaatagcctgtgcctttataatttttaaaggattaaataaaaattttaatatttttaggggaggccaaagtgcaaatttacctttactaatttaaaattttaaagggcctaaatagaaaatttttcattttagagggGATCCCAACCGAGGCCCCTACTAGGCCCCTGGTTACGCCTCTattagtaaaaaaaattaatcttCAAATGAAACAAAACATTTTctataaagaaaaataatttcttaGAAGCATTAAGAAAAATCAAAGAGTATCTAATCTTGCTTCCCGGAGAATGGACATTGCAGAAAGTTGGTCTCCTACAAAGATGAACTTTTTGGGGTGGGTTATTGGGACACTCCTAATAACCTATGGGAAAGGGAGATGGAACAAATGAAAATGAACTAAGAGGAAGAGGTTTTAAGGAAATGAAGGATGAAGATAGTGTTGTCAAGGCCAACCTCTCAAAGGAAGAAAAGGAAGCTACAATGACTAGATTAAGAAAGACTTTAATCATTTAGGTGTTTGGTAAAACAACTGGCTTTAAATATGTATCCTTCAAGTTAAGCCAAATCTAGAGGCTTAGAGGAGAAATAGAACTAATAGATCTGGGCATGATTTCTTCCTAATAAAGATTGGGATCAGAAAAGATTTCGAAAATGTTATAGATGGAGGACTGTGTTTGTAAAAGGGAGGTTTCTCATTATACGAAGATGGAATCAAAATCTTTGAGCCTTTGAAGCGACTTTTTGCTGGAAAGTTGTTACGACCCATGGCGTAACGAGAAATATTTTGAGGATTACACTCCATGGATTCATGTGCGAGGAATGAGTTAAGGTTGAAAGGAAGGTATGAAAGTATACCtaaattgatttgaataaatAACATAGATGGCAAAAAATGGTACCCTTATAACTTTTGGAAAGACTCTCAAAAGCCTCTATTGCTGCTAGGTGAAGAATTTCTAGCAAGCAAGAAAGCATAATAGGGGAAAACATATTACAATTTTCATATTCAAACATTTCTTCTTTAGAATTGGCATAAATTTGGCAAAAGGGATTTCTGGATCACAAATAAAATATGTGAGACactataacaacccattttttcagtggtgtcaagaACAGTAGtgcttttgggaccacaaatctgatgagtaagtttgtaaatattattatttaatatttacaagtcaaatatggttttaaaagggtttttgatatggtaatttatgttatataaatgaTTAATTTAGTTAAGTGGTAAGaccttaaagtcaagtggttttagaaaatgaagtattgggacctcgtttctatcaACGGGGTATTATaaaggttgtattaaagttttattaagaagttttaacatttcgatagttaattaattaaaaaggactaaatcgtaaatgatgtaaaatttgatcactatttgatttgagtgattaaatggcttattaaATAAAGGTAAGTGGACTTGAATGGTaaataaatcatttttaaaaGGTTTTGGTTCGTTAGTGGGGTTATTTAGTtaaaaatgtaacactcctaacccgtaatCGTCCCTAAAATAGGTTAAGAGggattaccagacttgtaactcaattcagaacaatAATTTATCAAATGTCATCTTATTTcagtaaatatcattcattcacattcaatatgtacttaaatcgagcatacaaagtttaaatcatgcattcgggactaaatcggtagcatatgaaaaatttagaaacttagaaaaatttcaacatttcaagtatcacacgcctatgtgaataggccatgtgccttacacggttaatagacatgcccgtgtcttagatcatatggaaacagggcatacatactgacttgtgtcacacggccaaggacacgcccatgtgccaggccgtgtaaaaacgGGAGAggatattgacttgggtcacacagccaaccgcacgcccatgtgtctagcctgtgtgcccTTTGAAACagccacacacacccgtgtatcaggccgtgccaaaactgtagggtatactgacttatcaacatggccaagtcacacgcccgtgtgctaggccgtgtgccatttagggggtatactgacttgtaccacatggctagtcacacgcctgtgtgtgaggccgtgtggagcatactgacttccatatcatttcaacactaggggacacacggccgtgcaacaagaccgtgtgtcacacacagctgagacacacgcccgtgtggacaaaagtaGGCTATTTGAAAAGCCATATTTTCCACCCTATACATATAAGCATTCACAAGCATAAATGACCACATTTCATAACTCAATTGGCAATCATAATAACCATTTCAATGCACATTATTTGCCATATCAAACCTAACATTTACATACCCAATTACCTAATTAACATCATGTATAATCCATTCATATACCAAATACAAATCAAGACGTCATTTGCATATTTTCATTCCATCTATTctttgccaaaacataccatagttgaacacttatacacaaccaaagatgataccaaataagccaaatcacatggcttagctCATACACAAATATACCAAAAGCATAATTTTCAAGTGGCCATTACTAACACcatttaaactagcctatacatgccatgtttaCATATtttcacaagttcaaaagtaccaattagAAATTGGATAGTGTAATGTGCAACTCTGACTTGTCTGAAATGAGCAAGCTAACAAGCCtatataaaacatagaaaaagaaacagagtaagctttataccTTAGTAAACCCGTATAATTCATaactaaacttaccatttatacataatcaaagcaatactTAAAGTGCAACAAATTCAATTATCAAtcacctaatcacaagtattcatcacatgttagtcattgtaAAAATACATGAAACCATCTATTAATAGAATACTTTGCACCAttctaaattcatatatcatatataacattaataacatttataattgTAACTCGTCCGTATAAACAGTATTtgtgcccgttgaacctattagaaattTAAAGGATACTCAGGTGAATAACAtcagtaatctgtcaattcattatcatttatgctctttcgagccatgatcaGTAGCTCCTCCTGAGTTGATAAATAgaaagctctattgagctgaaattgtaaGCTCTATCAGGCTGAACAGTAAGCACATACGagttgaaacggtaagctctaatgagctaaaaacagtaagctcttatgagctgataTATCGATAAGCTCATATGtgctgtggtgagtccgcaacaaatgcaggagcttaACTAAATCGGTAACCCtactgacatgtcactcgtatcctacgaattcatacagttcaaacagggctcggtaacaaatatattatatcaataaaacATGCATATCTCATGTATATCAATTACtcaattatacatatttatttcaataattacaagtattttaagttcgattctaattatacgaacttacctcgtatcctcGTTTAAAACTATAGACTATTTGTCCACTTttcgttttccccgatctagttctggtatttgcttatcttgatctatataatatcaaattaactcattcaaactttcattcaattcaatttagcctaaaacattcattttggctaaattacaattttaccctagacttttgactacttttcaatttagttcgtAACATGTAAAAATGAAAATTACACAATTATGCCATAACCCATGGTAGCCTAATTTCATAGGAActcctagcagcccatatcttttattattttacacttttaaccaccacattttacaatttcacaatttaatccctattttacatttttgtcaaaaatcactttacaaaactagtttaactatcatcaagcttccataatctatcattaaacatcaaagaactcaagtattcaacaatagaacttcacaaaatcatgaaaaaattcaaaaattaaggcatgggctagctagaatacaaagcaatgatctcaaaaacgtagaaatcattaaaaactgagctcAAAACGCTTACCTATTTAACCATGAAAGTTTTGAATGTTAAAACCCTATAATAGCTTTCTCTTCTCTTCAATTTTGGCAAGAGATGAATGAAAATAACAtgattttggtttttgttttattattattattattattaacttaatacataaattactacataaattactatattaaccttataAATATAACTTATAAATCACTTAAAtcatggacataaatgtccactaaccttaatCATGGTATAATAACATTGTAAGGACCTTTGATTTACTAAATCATAGCAACTAAACACCTTTAAcaattagaattcaagttttacacgatttagtcatttttaccgaattaagcatttaaacggtaaaatttcttaacaaaaatttcatataataattctatcatgctgtaaactttagtaaaataataaaataatattttaacttcgaatttgtggtccaaaaaccactgttccaatttgactcaaaaacgggctgttataaaAAAATGatgtttattaaattataaaaaattatattatgttataatgttaataaaataaaataaaataaaataaaagatgatgcattcatcttcttcaccatttttagttgaaacaaaatgggGGAGAAGCTCCAAGCTCCGGTTAAGCTTCAATGGGTGCATGTAAGCCCCTTTTCCACccgtttcttttaatttttatgtttttatgatcgttgcaactaggtctagttagcccgtacctttaattttgaaactgttaaagatattgaatgttgccattgatgaatctatgtgaTTTAAATATTAGATGATGAATTTGaagtattagttgttatttatgaGTATTTTATTAAGTGTTTTTTGACGAATTTACcaactagggactaaattgttgaaatagtaataGTTCAAGGACTTGATGTGAA contains:
- the LOC108462426 gene encoding uncharacterized protein LOC108462426, whose product is MEVHAICCIPLSVYSSKDKMVWSVDNSGIYTVRSGYRCLVELYINDITNTNYTGIYKEIWGLNLPPKIRIAIWRFTYEYIPTAVNLYNRRISSSPICPSCGEVPENFMHTLLMCGLAKTVWQSIGVDWSNFNENMDFYTWLNLVFQNRRHDFGKIAATTAWALWQARNKRTMEGKRQSVQDIYSIIFSIIKEMRELKDKIPTPVNAMNSIWKPPQEPFVKVNFDAGFKITLHHSYYGFVIRNSKGLVMRSETIFNKFVSNSFTVEAIACQALDFAREMGFSHAQMQGDSRTAIVKINQVLPDFSDMGTYIEEINIKASSFQHISFHHVDRRANMVAHMLAKVRMSIPKDRFWVEDLPAAAEVHLARDLSGLVSQI